One segment of Pricia mediterranea DNA contains the following:
- the epsC gene encoding serine O-acetyltransferase EpsC encodes MTQKAIIEKINEHKKQPNLRYILKEKTEAFTKDLFYTLFDIDTEVAKNLDRLESQFDALVDLACWDVDKSCKKIWTSYVEKLPEILRRLNLDAEATVNCDPASQSIEEVYMAYPGFYAIAIYRLAHELYKEGFPLVPRLMTECAHRQTGIDINPGAQIGDSFHIDHGTGIVIGETAIVKNHVKIYQGVTLGGLYVAKHLHKTKRHPTIEDNVTIYASATILGGDTVIGENSVIGGNAWLTDSVPKNSTVFHTPEIKIKPLSNA; translated from the coding sequence ATGACCCAAAAAGCGATTATAGAGAAAATAAACGAGCACAAGAAGCAGCCGAACCTAAGGTATATTTTAAAGGAAAAAACCGAAGCCTTCACCAAGGACCTTTTTTATACCCTTTTCGACATAGATACCGAGGTTGCCAAAAACTTGGACCGCCTGGAAAGCCAATTCGACGCTTTGGTAGATCTGGCCTGTTGGGATGTGGACAAATCCTGCAAGAAAATATGGACCTCTTATGTCGAGAAGCTACCCGAAATCCTGCGACGTTTGAACCTCGATGCCGAGGCTACGGTCAATTGTGACCCGGCTTCCCAATCCATTGAGGAGGTATATATGGCCTACCCCGGTTTCTACGCCATAGCCATATATCGATTGGCGCACGAACTGTATAAAGAAGGCTTTCCATTAGTGCCGCGTTTGATGACCGAGTGCGCCCATCGACAGACGGGCATAGATATCAATCCCGGGGCACAGATCGGGGATTCGTTCCATATCGACCATGGAACGGGTATCGTCATCGGGGAGACGGCAATCGTCAAAAATCATGTCAAAATTTATCAGGGGGTTACGCTGGGCGGACTCTACGTTGCCAAACACCTGCATAAGACGAAGCGGCATCCGACCATCGAGGATAACGTTACGATTTACGCCAGTGCCACCATTTTGGGCGGGGATACGGTCATCGGTGAAAATTCCGTTATCGGAGGCAACGCCTGGTTGACCGACTCGGTGCCAAAAAACTCCACTGTTTTCCATACCCCTGAAATAAAGATAAAACCACTGTCCAATGCCTAA
- a CDS encoding NAD-dependent succinate-semialdehyde dehydrogenase — MKTSTNPYNGKQLHIFNELDDSELSKKIEVAHQRFQIWKRTSFVERSRLMLKVAEELKTNTDTYAKTITQEMGKPISQARAEVEKCAWVCEYYAENAEEQLQDEIVETDAEKSYVSYEPLGVVLAVMPWNYPFWQVFRFAAPNLIAGNVGVLKHASNVMQSAEMIERLFNKAGFPKGCFQNLVIGSEKIPSVLENDNVRAVTLTGSKPAGAAVASKAGEHIKKTVLELGGSNALIVFADADMDTEVDTCVKARFQNTGQSCIAGKRLLVQEDIADDFKQRFIDKIKELKSGDPMDGDTYIGVLAREDLAEDVEKQVQDSINMGATLEIGGKRKGTYYEPTVLSEVTPEMPMFKEETFGPAIGITTFTSDEEAVELSNDSAFGLGVSLFTEDVQRAKRLAPLFDEGAVFVNELVKSDPRLPFGGIKTSGYGRELSGHGIKEFMNRKTLYFK, encoded by the coding sequence ATGAAGACATCTACAAATCCTTATAATGGAAAGCAACTGCATATATTCAATGAATTGGATGACAGCGAATTGAGTAAAAAGATTGAAGTAGCACATCAAAGGTTTCAAATTTGGAAACGGACTTCTTTCGTTGAACGCTCGAGGCTCATGCTCAAAGTTGCCGAAGAACTCAAAACAAATACGGATACGTATGCCAAAACCATTACCCAAGAAATGGGCAAACCCATTTCCCAAGCCCGCGCGGAGGTAGAAAAGTGTGCTTGGGTTTGTGAATATTACGCTGAAAACGCTGAAGAACAGCTTCAAGATGAAATTGTCGAAACGGATGCGGAAAAGAGCTACGTCAGCTATGAGCCATTAGGGGTGGTGTTGGCGGTTATGCCATGGAACTATCCGTTTTGGCAAGTTTTCCGTTTTGCGGCGCCCAATCTAATTGCCGGGAATGTGGGTGTATTGAAACATGCCTCGAACGTGATGCAATCCGCGGAAATGATAGAACGACTTTTTAACAAGGCCGGTTTTCCGAAAGGCTGTTTCCAGAATCTTGTCATCGGCAGTGAGAAGATTCCATCCGTTCTCGAGAACGACAATGTCAGGGCGGTCACCTTGACCGGCAGCAAGCCCGCAGGGGCAGCCGTGGCCTCGAAGGCAGGAGAGCACATTAAAAAAACCGTACTCGAACTGGGTGGAAGCAACGCCCTCATTGTCTTTGCCGATGCCGATATGGATACGGAGGTGGATACCTGCGTTAAAGCGCGTTTTCAGAATACCGGACAAAGTTGTATCGCTGGGAAACGACTTTTAGTACAGGAGGATATAGCTGATGACTTCAAGCAAAGGTTTATTGATAAAATAAAGGAACTTAAAAGTGGGGACCCGATGGATGGGGACACTTATATAGGAGTTTTGGCTCGCGAAGATCTGGCCGAGGATGTCGAGAAGCAGGTCCAGGATTCCATCAACATGGGTGCAACGCTGGAAATCGGCGGAAAACGTAAGGGAACGTATTACGAGCCGACCGTACTATCGGAAGTGACCCCGGAAATGCCAATGTTCAAGGAAGAAACCTTCGGCCCGGCCATTGGGATTACTACCTTTACCTCGGACGAAGAAGCCGTCGAACTCTCCAACGATTCCGCTTTTGGTCTGGGAGTGTCCCTCTTTACGGAGGATGTACAAAGAGCAAAAAGGCTGGCGCCCCTTTTCGACGAAGGTGCCGTATTTGTCAACGAATTGGTGAAAAGTGATCCCAGGTTGCCTTTCGGAGGTATTAAAACCTCTGGCTACGGTCGAGAGCTTTCAGGGCACGGTATCAAGGAATTTATGAATAGAAAGACCCTTTATTTTAAATAG
- a CDS encoding HEAT repeat domain-containing protein, giving the protein MYLSNLTYAVPPLMTAPEIGTDLLWKLSGFFVALGLLYFISVFFFRNKIAANSARISQRRNELSPMISEFLFYEEGVDREEKSNYIALKIKIRDLLREDLNRRILAQILLDLRKDVSGDTQKKLFRLYSDLGLEKDAFKRLQSWRWEVVAKGILELTQMQVEEAYPFIVKFINHRRGTVRKQAEIAIITLKPSGISHFLDTTQYKISEWQQLKLLDVLRNKEGFEPPRFKAWLTSTNIHVVLFALRLIKYYNQNDSSAPLIELIKHKDRQVRQQAIGCIKDFHITDALPTLKGVFSKCTGDTKLDILDAIAELGDASDIEFLEYVTQREGNFSVKSKAVGAINTIAPGSIMPTENIEPIKPYKTPGDVERPSLTPINTPPSTNQSVPLPNLETPPPVEAAAAAVSEQSNKVTLENPTPMTESKEPQKPIKDIEVVFERVDAESLDVTSTREPSRFDISEIDFLPIVVAAVTEMPSEETEIPSVEMEATFDKAKPSSDGMTPDEKKASGTIGRRPKESGDSISTNPMEEELHALISEINELDFLPLVIDKDQGASNDESDGRNKEESNDPTGSDHPNESDTLDDIEGYSLSDFEVSFEAKNSDRDSENEIDMAFDLKEDPHYDPEHGSVEDVISWLMSDNELRDIELEYETVSYPSDIEVTDQLIPEPIYYDKHEAYMMGLLDELEELGDHREIPLLQELKAEESKGFIRDRIAALMAKFNGERDNKKQAKSVDDSADLPVFSVFADLFKDLDTECKLILLDEIIHVGDEKEIEFLDGLLGDGNPKIRSKVKIVLELLIEKLSREKPKACYTKGVRDVFAKHGVLGQSNQEEKANRWNQPAESNDPIFGKAPVDVLLSESNMSSAPDFLNIGFELNEVDAEKHNLYLQDIPVIVTEVSAHKDGRSFLDQMRNFTKLFF; this is encoded by the coding sequence TTGTATCTATCGAACTTGACATACGCCGTGCCTCCGCTGATGACTGCTCCGGAAATCGGTACCGACCTGTTATGGAAGCTTTCGGGTTTTTTTGTCGCCTTAGGCTTATTATATTTTATCTCGGTCTTTTTCTTTCGGAACAAGATAGCTGCAAATTCCGCTCGAATCAGTCAGCGCAGGAACGAGTTATCGCCTATGATCAGTGAATTCCTGTTTTATGAAGAGGGTGTCGATCGGGAAGAGAAATCGAACTACATCGCTTTAAAAATCAAGATTCGTGACCTGTTAAGGGAAGATCTGAACAGGAGGATATTGGCTCAAATATTACTCGATCTGCGCAAGGATGTTTCCGGCGACACCCAAAAAAAACTCTTCAGACTGTACAGCGATTTAGGGTTGGAAAAAGATGCGTTCAAAAGATTGCAAAGCTGGAGGTGGGAGGTCGTTGCGAAGGGTATTCTTGAATTGACCCAAATGCAAGTCGAGGAAGCATACCCGTTCATCGTCAAGTTCATTAACCATAGAAGAGGTACCGTTCGCAAACAGGCAGAAATCGCCATAATTACCCTAAAGCCGAGTGGGATCAGTCATTTTTTGGATACGACACAATATAAGATATCGGAGTGGCAGCAGCTGAAATTACTGGATGTGCTGCGGAACAAGGAAGGTTTCGAACCGCCGCGCTTCAAAGCGTGGTTGACCTCGACCAATATCCATGTGGTACTGTTTGCCCTGCGACTTATCAAATATTACAACCAAAACGATTCCAGTGCCCCGCTAATCGAGTTGATAAAGCATAAAGACCGACAGGTCAGACAACAGGCCATTGGCTGTATAAAGGACTTCCACATCACCGATGCCTTGCCTACTTTGAAAGGTGTTTTCTCGAAATGCACGGGGGACACCAAGCTTGACATACTCGATGCAATTGCCGAATTGGGCGATGCTTCGGATATCGAATTTCTGGAATACGTAACGCAACGGGAAGGCAATTTTTCAGTGAAGAGCAAGGCAGTGGGCGCTATCAATACCATTGCACCGGGCAGTATCATGCCTACCGAGAATATCGAACCGATCAAGCCCTATAAAACACCTGGGGATGTAGAACGCCCAAGCCTCACCCCAATCAATACGCCCCCCTCGACAAACCAATCAGTGCCGTTGCCAAACCTCGAAACTCCGCCGCCGGTGGAAGCGGCCGCAGCAGCAGTAAGCGAACAATCAAACAAAGTCACCTTAGAAAACCCTACGCCCATGACCGAGTCTAAAGAACCCCAAAAGCCCATCAAAGACATAGAAGTTGTATTTGAAAGGGTAGATGCCGAATCTCTTGATGTTACCTCTACGAGAGAACCTTCCCGCTTTGATATTTCCGAGATCGACTTTCTGCCGATTGTGGTCGCCGCTGTTACCGAGATGCCATCCGAAGAAACTGAAATTCCCTCCGTGGAAATGGAGGCGACTTTCGACAAAGCCAAACCCTCATCGGACGGAATGACACCCGATGAGAAGAAGGCTTCCGGAACGATCGGCAGGCGTCCCAAAGAAAGTGGTGACTCTATTTCTACCAATCCTATGGAAGAAGAACTGCACGCCCTGATTTCCGAAATTAACGAACTGGATTTTTTGCCTCTTGTCATCGATAAAGACCAGGGGGCTAGCAACGACGAGTCCGATGGTCGGAATAAGGAAGAATCAAATGACCCAACCGGATCGGATCATCCGAACGAATCGGACACATTAGACGACATTGAAGGCTATTCCCTTTCTGATTTTGAAGTGTCGTTCGAAGCGAAAAATAGTGACCGTGATTCGGAAAATGAGATAGACATGGCATTTGATCTCAAGGAGGACCCGCATTACGATCCGGAACATGGCAGCGTCGAAGATGTGATATCTTGGTTGATGTCGGACAACGAATTGCGGGATATTGAATTGGAGTATGAGACCGTATCCTATCCTTCCGACATCGAGGTGACCGACCAACTCATTCCCGAACCGATCTATTACGACAAGCACGAAGCATATATGATGGGTTTGCTTGATGAGCTTGAAGAACTTGGCGACCACCGTGAAATTCCGTTGTTGCAAGAACTTAAAGCGGAAGAATCCAAAGGTTTTATAAGAGACCGTATCGCTGCCTTGATGGCGAAATTTAATGGAGAACGGGACAACAAGAAGCAAGCAAAGTCAGTTGACGACTCCGCCGATTTACCTGTTTTTAGTGTTTTTGCGGACCTTTTTAAGGACCTGGATACGGAATGTAAACTGATTCTTTTAGATGAAATTATTCATGTTGGGGATGAAAAGGAAATTGAGTTTCTAGATGGGTTGCTCGGAGACGGCAATCCCAAAATACGAAGCAAGGTCAAGATCGTGCTCGAACTTCTAATCGAAAAACTGTCCCGCGAGAAACCCAAGGCCTGCTATACCAAAGGCGTTCGTGATGTTTTCGCCAAACATGGAGTCTTAGGTCAAAGCAATCAAGAAGAAAAGGCGAATCGTTGGAACCAACCAGCTGAAAGTAACGACCCTATTTTTGGAAAAGCACCAGTGGACGTGCTACTTTCCGAATCGAATATGTCGTCTGCACCGGATTTTTTGAATATTGGCTTTGAGCTCAACGAGGTGGATGCCGAAAAGCATAATCTGTACTTACAGGATATTCCCGTAATCGTAACTGAGGTGTCCGCCCACAAAGACGGACGGTCGTTTCTGGATCAAATGCGAAATTTCACTAAGCTTTTCTTCTGA
- a CDS encoding DUF72 domain-containing protein, which yields MKFGQVDRPEVVDFSLPEDHPDTAAFLSNNKEDFPVNVRVGCAKWNRQDLKNFYPRGTKNELKYYSSQFNSIELNATFYRIFPPEQFEKWAYTTPDNFKFFPKLVRNISHLRRLNDKSYPVVDEYLIGAANLKDKLGTLFLQMHNNFGSKNWDRVVRFVEYWPKEFPLAMEFRHTDWFNDEKVAEELYHLLQENDIANILVDTAGRRDLLHMRLTNNEAFIRYVGANHKSDYTRLDEWVERLIEWKEAGLTNINFFVHQNVERESPLLAAYFIEKLNKKLGTDLNIPKMLGG from the coding sequence ATGAAATTCGGACAAGTAGATCGACCGGAAGTCGTGGATTTCAGTCTTCCCGAAGACCATCCCGACACCGCAGCGTTTTTATCGAACAATAAAGAAGATTTTCCGGTGAACGTACGCGTTGGGTGTGCCAAATGGAACCGGCAGGATTTGAAGAACTTTTATCCCCGGGGAACGAAGAATGAATTGAAATACTATTCCAGCCAGTTCAATAGCATCGAGCTGAACGCGACGTTCTATAGGATTTTCCCCCCGGAGCAATTTGAAAAATGGGCCTATACCACCCCCGATAACTTCAAGTTCTTCCCCAAACTGGTGCGCAATATCAGTCATTTAAGAAGGTTAAATGACAAGTCGTATCCCGTTGTGGACGAGTATCTTATAGGAGCTGCGAATCTTAAGGATAAGCTCGGAACACTCTTTCTTCAAATGCACAATAATTTCGGATCTAAAAATTGGGATAGGGTGGTGCGCTTCGTGGAATACTGGCCGAAGGAATTTCCTCTGGCGATGGAATTCCGGCATACGGATTGGTTCAATGATGAAAAGGTAGCCGAAGAGCTCTATCATCTATTACAGGAAAATGACATCGCCAACATCTTGGTCGATACCGCCGGCCGTAGAGACCTCTTGCATATGCGATTGACGAACAACGAAGCCTTTATCCGCTATGTCGGCGCCAATCACAAAAGCGACTACACTCGGTTGGACGAGTGGGTAGAACGTCTGATAGAATGGAAGGAAGCGGGCTTGACGAACATCAATTTCTTTGTGCACCAGAATGTGGAGCGGGAGTCCCCGCTTTTAGCTGCCTATTTTATTGAAAAATTGAACAAAAAACTGGGTACGGACCTTAATATTCCAAAAATGCTAGGAGGATAG
- a CDS encoding response regulator transcription factor — protein sequence MERKQLLLAEDDQLLASLLSFRLQKGGYEVKICADGKQVKDYLTRHTPDIIVSDIMMPYFSGMELIAYVRKELHLSIPIIIISSAGNEENVLDAFDLGANDFISKPVSPTELLVRVARELNKA from the coding sequence ATGGAGAGGAAACAGCTTCTATTGGCCGAAGATGATCAGCTGTTGGCGTCCCTGTTGTCCTTCCGGTTGCAAAAGGGAGGGTACGAGGTGAAGATATGTGCAGATGGAAAACAGGTAAAGGACTACTTGACAAGACACACCCCTGATATCATCGTAAGCGATATCATGATGCCCTATTTCTCGGGGATGGAACTGATAGCGTATGTACGTAAGGAATTGCACTTGAGTATCCCTATCATCATCATATCCTCGGCAGGGAACGAAGAGAACGTGTTGGACGCCTTTGATCTGGGTGCCAACGACTTTATTTCAAAACCTGTAAGTCCCACTGAACTCTTGGTCCGGGTGGCCCGTGAACTGAACAAAGCCTAA
- a CDS encoding Hpt domain-containing protein: MKTKHFTNLQHRFETSQQQLITTDLEPILGECMGEMSLLRELISLFRLNALEFIGAARIHLDNTDFKALALAAHKIKAGLAMMRTDSLHAIVCLIEKECCGDQDPKHLQFLYDCFVDEFPSVETSIEVALAQLDQ; encoded by the coding sequence TTGAAAACAAAACACTTTACGAATCTACAGCATCGTTTCGAGACCTCCCAACAGCAGCTGATTACCACAGACCTTGAACCTATTTTAGGGGAGTGCATGGGAGAAATGAGCCTTTTACGAGAGCTAATATCCCTCTTCAGGCTCAATGCCCTTGAATTTATCGGAGCGGCAAGAATACATTTGGACAATACCGACTTTAAGGCGTTGGCCCTGGCCGCCCATAAGATAAAAGCAGGATTGGCCATGATGCGAACGGACAGCCTTCACGCCATTGTTTGTCTTATTGAAAAGGAATGCTGCGGAGACCAAGACCCTAAGCACCTTCAGTTTCTCTACGATTGCTTCGTAGATGAGTTCCCGAGCGTAGAGACATCCATTGAGGTGGCCCTGGCCCAACTTGACCAATAA
- a CDS encoding dipeptidase, with translation MKHFICLFGIIALFSCRETEKNTEESLDAKAERIHEQTITIDTHDDINVKNFTDSANYTQRLETQINLPKMEEGGLDVSWLIVYTGQNTLTAEGYAKAEENAMAKFEAIHRLVDEIAPDRIELALTSEDVRRIVADGKKVAMIGVENAYPIGEDMSNFEKYYDLGARYISLSHNGHSQFSDSNTGEEDDAWLHNGLSELGKKAVKEMNRLGIMIDVSHPSKESMLQTIELTEAPIIASHSSARALCDHSRNLDDEQLQLIKKNGGVVQTVAFSSYLNTEKDSLRRAYVDSASQKIADSLDIPWYKRSDFGRLTEQEKEDFIENYPTVVKMAEERAVNDPDAPPAVDISDLMDHIDYMVDLIGIDHVGISSDFDGGGGIEGWSDASETFNVTLALVERGYSEEEIAKLWGGNLLRVLDEVQAVASGQQEMADM, from the coding sequence ATGAAGCATTTTATCTGCCTATTCGGAATTATAGCCTTATTCTCTTGTAGGGAAACCGAGAAGAATACCGAAGAAAGTCTTGATGCAAAGGCAGAACGCATACACGAACAAACCATTACGATCGACACCCATGACGATATCAATGTCAAAAACTTTACCGATAGCGCGAACTATACCCAGCGTCTGGAGACCCAGATCAATTTACCCAAAATGGAAGAAGGTGGCCTCGACGTGAGCTGGTTGATCGTTTATACAGGGCAAAACACCCTTACCGCGGAGGGGTATGCCAAGGCCGAAGAAAACGCGATGGCCAAGTTCGAGGCGATACATCGACTTGTTGATGAAATCGCTCCCGACCGGATCGAGCTTGCCCTGACTTCCGAGGATGTTCGACGTATTGTGGCGGACGGAAAAAAGGTGGCTATGATCGGGGTTGAAAATGCCTACCCTATAGGGGAGGACATGTCGAACTTCGAAAAATACTATGACCTCGGCGCCCGATATATCTCCCTTTCCCATAACGGACATAGCCAATTCAGCGATTCCAATACAGGAGAGGAAGATGATGCATGGCTACATAATGGTTTAAGTGAATTAGGGAAAAAAGCTGTAAAAGAGATGAATAGGCTAGGGATTATGATTGATGTGTCGCATCCATCGAAGGAATCGATGCTGCAGACGATAGAACTCACCGAAGCGCCGATCATTGCCTCGCATAGCTCCGCCCGTGCGCTTTGCGACCACAGCCGAAACCTCGACGACGAACAACTACAACTGATCAAGAAAAACGGAGGGGTGGTGCAGACCGTGGCCTTTTCTTCGTACCTGAACACGGAAAAAGATTCTCTGCGTAGGGCCTATGTGGATAGCGCTAGCCAAAAAATAGCCGATTCATTGGACATCCCCTGGTATAAGCGTTCGGACTTCGGCAGGTTGACGGAACAGGAAAAAGAAGATTTTATTGAAAATTATCCGACAGTAGTGAAAATGGCGGAAGAAAGGGCGGTCAACGACCCAGACGCCCCACCGGCCGTAGACATTTCCGATTTGATGGATCATATCGACTATATGGTCGATTTGATCGGTATCGATCATGTCGGTATCAGTTCCGATTTTGACGGGGGCGGCGGTATCGAAGGCTGGTCCGATGCTTCGGAAACCTTCAACGTAACCCTAGCCCTGGTCGAACGCGGCTACTCTGAGGAGGAAATCGCCAAGTTGTGGGGCGGGAATCTATTGCGCGTGCTGGATGAGGTACAAGCGGTCGCCAGCGGACAACAGGAAATGGCGGACATGTGA
- a CDS encoding DUF2461 domain-containing protein produces MLHPTITKEALHFLTRLKKNNNRDWFTEHKSEFKRHESDVKDFYTLVLDNLKVHDQIDKMKLFRIYRDVRFSKDKTPYKSHFACSFHRMGAENRGGYYVRIKPGDTFIAAGFWGPDKEDLLRIRKEFELDASEFREIVNEQSFTNLWGELQGDAVKTAPRGFDKAHENIDLIRRKQFIFRRDFSDEEVLSPTFLEEIDRSYKAIRPYFDFMSEVLTTDLNGESLLS; encoded by the coding sequence ATGTTACACCCCACAATTACCAAAGAGGCCCTTCATTTTTTGACCAGGCTTAAAAAAAATAACAATAGGGACTGGTTTACCGAGCATAAATCGGAGTTTAAACGTCATGAAAGCGACGTTAAGGATTTCTATACGTTAGTACTGGATAACTTGAAAGTCCACGATCAAATCGATAAGATGAAGCTATTCCGGATTTATAGGGATGTCCGTTTTTCCAAGGATAAAACGCCCTACAAATCCCATTTCGCTTGCTCGTTCCATCGGATGGGTGCCGAAAACAGGGGAGGTTATTACGTGCGCATTAAACCTGGCGACACCTTTATCGCAGCGGGATTTTGGGGCCCCGACAAAGAGGACCTTTTAAGAATACGAAAGGAATTTGAACTGGACGCTTCCGAATTTCGTGAAATCGTCAATGAACAATCCTTCACGAACCTTTGGGGAGAGTTACAGGGCGATGCAGTGAAGACGGCGCCACGGGGTTTCGATAAGGCCCACGAGAACATCGACCTGATTCGGCGCAAACAATTTATTTTCCGAAGAGACTTCTCGGACGAAGAAGTACTATCTCCTACATTTCTTGAAGAAATCGATCGATCGTACAAAGCCATTCGGCCCTATTTTGATTTTATGAGCGAGGTGTTGACCACGGACCTGAACGGGGAATCTTTGTTGAGCTGA
- a CDS encoding glycosyltransferase family 2 protein: MNSELFHIALDYINVIFLMFTVTLFTLFGIMGYLSTRNSLHYRKKNSFGDLSKVMASPLAPSITIVAPAYNEGLTIVENIRSLMSLRYVNYEVMVINDGSKDDTLQKMIDAYDLVRVEQKIDPEWRNKPIRGIYKSPHRAFAKLTVIDKENGGKSDALNTGMALSTNRYVGCIDVDCLLLPDALLHVVKAFYQRSEKRVIAVGGVIRVANSCVIEGGELEEIRLPQSWLARFQLLEYTRSFILGRMAWGRIDSLLIISGAFGFFDREIALAVGGYDTDTVGEDMEIVFKMRRYMHDHNNPYTVEYIPDSLCWTEVPEDLNILINQRDRWARGNLETLYKHRDMFFNSKYGRLGLLSYPYWFFYEWLAPLMEFFGLITIVVFFYLGILNGEFFIAITATVYLFSIMFSFYAILWDVYSYNEYKKTKDILILMLCAIVEPLFFHPIVVWAAVRGNYKKLFRVQSGWGSQVRKGFAKVG, from the coding sequence ATGAACAGCGAACTTTTTCATATCGCTTTAGACTACATCAACGTCATCTTTTTGATGTTTACGGTAACACTGTTTACGCTGTTCGGCATTATGGGCTATCTATCGACCCGAAATTCCCTGCATTACCGTAAAAAGAACAGCTTCGGCGACCTTTCGAAAGTCATGGCATCGCCCCTGGCCCCGAGCATCACTATTGTTGCCCCGGCCTACAATGAGGGCCTGACCATTGTCGAGAACATTCGATCGCTGATGTCCCTTCGGTATGTGAATTACGAAGTGATGGTCATCAACGATGGTAGTAAAGACGATACCTTGCAGAAGATGATCGACGCCTACGACTTGGTCAGGGTCGAACAAAAAATAGACCCTGAATGGCGGAACAAACCAATACGGGGCATCTATAAATCGCCACATCGGGCCTTTGCCAAACTGACGGTCATTGATAAGGAAAACGGAGGCAAATCCGATGCGCTCAACACTGGCATGGCCCTGTCGACCAATCGCTATGTCGGCTGCATCGATGTGGACTGCCTGTTGCTGCCAGATGCCCTGTTACATGTGGTCAAGGCGTTTTACCAGCGTTCCGAAAAGCGGGTCATTGCAGTTGGGGGAGTCATCCGGGTGGCGAATTCCTGCGTAATCGAAGGCGGTGAATTGGAGGAAATCCGACTGCCCCAAAGCTGGCTCGCCCGATTTCAATTGCTTGAGTACACCCGCTCGTTCATTCTTGGGAGAATGGCCTGGGGGCGTATCGACAGCCTGCTCATTATTTCGGGCGCTTTCGGATTCTTCGACCGTGAAATCGCTCTAGCGGTAGGAGGCTATGATACGGATACTGTGGGGGAGGACATGGAAATCGTCTTCAAGATGCGGCGGTACATGCACGATCATAACAATCCCTATACCGTAGAGTATATTCCCGACTCCCTCTGTTGGACCGAGGTACCGGAAGACCTCAATATTTTGATCAACCAACGAGATCGGTGGGCGAGGGGCAATTTAGAGACGCTGTATAAGCATAGAGATATGTTTTTTAATTCCAAATACGGGAGGTTGGGACTCTTGAGCTATCCCTATTGGTTTTTTTATGAGTGGTTAGCGCCCTTGATGGAGTTCTTCGGACTTATTACCATTGTAGTCTTCTTTTACCTAGGCATCTTGAACGGGGAATTCTTTATCGCCATTACGGCAACAGTTTACCTGTTTTCCATCATGTTTTCGTTTTATGCCATTTTGTGGGATGTCTATAGTTACAACGAGTACAAGAAAACCAAGGATATCCTCATTCTTATGCTATGCGCCATAGTAGAGCCGCTATTTTTTCACCCCATCGTGGTCTGGGCCGCTGTTCGGGGCAATTATAAAAAACTGTTCCGGGTGCAAAGCGGATGGGGCTCCCAGGTTAGGAAGGGATTCGCGAAAGTGGGGTAA